Within the Glycine soja cultivar W05 chromosome 3, ASM419377v2, whole genome shotgun sequence genome, the region tattgtaatgttatgcttgtaacgataaaaaaatgacaaaatttatcctaaaattatattttacccttaaataaaataaaattttggatttaaCAAATTAGTCTAATAGAAACATACTGACatttaaattcaataaaaaattattgacattttcgttcaataatgataacttattaatatttttgatcCAATGAAACGTATTGAcatttaggtaaaaaaaaattactcatatttttcttcaataaaaaaatattgacattttcgtctaacaaaaaaaaattctgatatTTATATTCAAAAGTTATATAAGTTAAGTTACCCAATAAATATATAACCTATATTTTAAGGAGTCCAATAATTACTTCTTTACTGTCTCATAGTATATGTAATGCCACTTTGTGGCTCCTTTGTAAATAACTTTTATCATTTCTCTCCCAATTTCTGAAACTCTTCCCATGTTTCCCTCATAACTATCCTTCCTCTATCTCTGTTTGAATCCGAATTCAAATTCTTGCATATTCTGTTGACACAATTGTTTACAATTACGTTTTACAAATTTAAAGGTACATCACCCTATGACTATAAGGGAGCTGATTCAGATAATCACACAGCCCGACCTTGTCCCAGTGAGCTCCTCGTCGAGGAGCACCACAGTAACTATGGTGAACCTTGGGCAGGTGGAAGAGATGTGTTTGAATTTCTTGTGCAGGTAATGCCATGGTACATGGATTTTTGAAAGGGACCTGTTATTCTGTTAAAAGTGATGCTCTTGCTCGCTACCAGATTCTGCAAAAGGTATAATATAGCATTCATTTAATAAGCATCTAAGTTCTAGTTTCCCtaatcttattttctctctactTCCCTAATTGTAGATATTTAGTCTTGGCAATGGGATGGATGGACCTGGGTGTTTGCTTAACCTTGCACCCTTATGAATTCaacactaaaaaaaactttgcaaaatattagccttaattgtaccttttattccaatttttttttttttaattttactccaaacattttaatttgatcgattttcctttaacttttaaaaaaatttatggattttatcctctattatttattcattaataaatataaaagttgaagataaaaattgccaaaaaaaaaattaggaataaaatttgtcaaaaaaatttaaaaagttgggGGAGGGAGGGAGAGTTAAAATTTggccaaaaaaaaagttagggaTAAAAAATGGAATTATGTAAGAAGTAAAATGACgaagaataaaaatgataagatttttaaaagtttaattaaaatgcactaaattaaaaagttgtgataaaatttGCCAGAAATTAAGAAGGgagtaaaaagaataattaaaccaaaatattAACTGGCATTTTCCTTTAGTCATCGTTTTGCAGGCGTGATTTCTTAAATTAGAAGTATACTCCTTTGTTAAtcaaaatcttataaataatttaatgtctCTTACCATTAATAAATAACGAGGAAAGATCTTAATTCTTTAAACAGGAGCATtcgtaaaaagttattttaattctttgtcattcattaaattaaacatttcacTGTATAAGAGGAAGGAAAAagttacttttctttcttttcattttttccctcacaaataatctaaaaatatctcattttttctcattttttcctttcttccctAAAGTAAGGaggaatgatatttttaaatatcaagTTTTTATTATTGCTCTTAAATTAAGGTGCTcattttagaaacaaaatgtaaaagttttttcggttttatttattaataaatttatttttcaaaacaaatttttggagtttgattttgttttctttattaattttagggtaaatagttaattttgtaCATGAATGTGTAATTCGCTATAAATGTAtccttgaaaaatgaaaatataaaatttagtctccgaaaatgtaaaaagtgtgacaaatatatctTGCCGTTAACTTTAGTCAGTCATTAATGAAATGTCAACGTTATAATCTCTAATTGTTAGCATAAAgacatatttattatataatatttttctaacttttcaTCTTCCCATCACAAATGTGTCTCcgaaatatgaaaatacaaattttagttACAAGTGTAAAAAATGCGATAAATATATCCGGACGTCAATATTAGATTgagaataattattataatttgaaaaaaattataatgattacAATAAAATTTTGGAAAAACTACATCACACTGGTAAGTGTCTGTttctattatataatttttaagtttaatcaACGGTTGATACAtgcataaaatattatcaatgaaagtgaatttttattggtttggtaaattcttcttacttttcttcaactacaaaaaaaataatcctttGGTTGCTAACTCTTAAATAAATGCTATCAATACATagaaaagagattttttttatggtaaaagataagaaaatcattatttttgtttaatcaaacactatttatttaatgttttataattttttcataacaaaatatgaatgtctattagtatatataactaaatcaaattatatattataataaaagtttattgattttaaaattaatttttttaaatcatacacaattattttttatcaactagtcatttaaaaatcataacctcaaaaaaataattccaaAGAAGGTGggtattttttacaaattaaaagtgttATTGAAACTAcaattttccttaaaaattattcatgaatctaatttaactataatattttacaataaacatttttttacttaaccTTCCATCaaacatgtataaaaaattatttacgagTTTATAAAATGAGTGTTTTTTTAGGCTCAATTTAATTTAcgagtttattaaaaaaattgtcaaaatcattataaattttttcaaattataataattagtcaaaaTCTACTATTATCGTCTGGATATATTTATCgcaatttttatactttttgaaaattaaattttatatttttatatttaaggacACATTTGTGTAGAGTGGGAAGTacgagaagtaaaaaaaaattatataacaaatatgTTCCTATGCTGACAATTAGAGATAATATCATCATTTCAATGACAAATTATTTAtcagattatttattttatatttttatatttgaataaccCATTTGTTAACgaattaatgaaaaaagtgaCTCTTTacccttaattaaaaaaatatttaaaatacacTCAATTTCCTAGCATATGAACGACGTCGGTTTGAGCCTGACGTAGCATTTCGACTTGGAGGGCAATTCTAACATCGTTCCGTTCGTGCTGAGTTTCAGGCAATCTTCATGCTTGCAGCAGCCATCCCCATAGGAGTGTAGGAGTTGGAGAGTGATCGACATCAACACAAGGATTCGATTCGATGCCTTCTCTTCGCATCCTAAACAAAATTTGTTATTCGATAAACCAATATTGCAAGTACAAGTACCGAACAATCTCCTCCACGGCACAGTTGCAGGGTTCATGGATGGAGAAGGTCAAAAACGTCATCACGGGCCAAAAGAGCACGCCCCAGTCCCAGGGAGACGCTTCCCAAGTCACCTCCGATTCATTCACTTTGCTCCGTCAGTTCCTTTTAATTCCAATTTCGTCCTcgcttcttccttctccttgcTTACATCGttgttaataataatgatattattGCTCACACTCACAGGTTTTGCGGATGAAATGAAGAATGCAAAGAGAATAGGCGCGTTTAAGGAGTTCATGGTTGGGCGAAGCAGCGAAGCCACTTTTTCCTCCGCCTTCGACAAATATGAAGCCATAATTCGATTTCTCGGTGCTTTGGACCCCACTGGAGAGGTTGGTTTCTACATAAATTCATTCTTCAcaatgtttatttatatatcagGAAAATGATGTCTCATGTTTTTATCTTGTTATATTCAGAATCTCCCGACAGCTCAGAAACAAGAAGCGGCAAAACATTGTAATTGCACGATTGCTGATGTGGAGGATGCACTTGCCAAGTTTACTTGGGCCAAGGAAGCACAGAAGAAGATACAGAAgctaaaagaagaaggaaaaccaATGCCCAAAAGCTTTGCTGAAGTAATGCTTCTCATTGTTACTTTAATTCCTAACTACCTAGTTGGGTTCAATTTATCATCTTGTGAAGACATTTTAGTTTGCTGAATGCTTCATTAAAAggttacctctttttttttttttttatctttcttttgtaCTAGTTCTAGTAAAAAATAGGTATTGATTGAGCAATTTTATCTTGACATTTGGGGTTTTGGTTTTAAGTACCATAATTTGGGTCCTTTAGCCTAGCCAGGTGCTGAGCCTTGGATGGGATAGCAGAATTTCAGAATTATACTGTATGTAGATCCATCGGAACTGCTTCCTTGATTTTGGCTTATGTTGCTAGCAGTGTGTTGTATAGCATCATGCTCCAAATCAAAATGTTGATGTCTTTGTCaatgtgttttatatttttctcttgtcTTTTGTTATTGGTATGgatatttaattagaatttctttaaaacttgcCTGATTTAGATgtgtatatttaatacaaatgAAGTCATTGACATCTTTGATGACTATGATTTGTGTGAGTAGTACATGCAGCAAGATAAGAACTTTACTTTACAATGTCAAATAATTTAGTGTAAATGCTTTTTGGGGTGCTTGTATGGGGTGCTGAATTTGAGTTTAACCAGCTGTGTTTTATATTTCATGTTCTCTAGGTCCAAAAGCTAGTTGGTTCAACTCCATTGGATCTTGCAAGGTCTAATTTGGCCCAAGCTGGACTAATTAGCAGGAACGCACTTTGTCCATGTGGTTCAAAGAAGAGATACAAAAGGTTATTTTTCTCCCCTGATCTTTTTACTAAAAATTCTTAGGCACGAAACTGATTCCTGATTGTTTTTCTGTCTTGTGGTATTTGCTTGTTCTTCAATTAAACAAGTAAAATGTTACTGTCTGACAATACTTGCTGTAGTTCTTGGATTTTCTTTGCATACTTTTACATAGTAGCCGAGGTATTGAACTTAACAATAATATCTATACGCGGCTAAAATAATTGTTTCCAAAACTCCCTACTCCCTAGTCCATATCCTTCCTCACCCTATAGTTTGCTACTTTTCTATTATTTCGTTAGATATTATACTTATAGTGCTTTGCTGCTAATGCCATCTATTTCTTACATTTCTATCAGTTCTAGACTTCCAGGGAAACTAAATCTTACTCAATTGTTTATTACTTTAGAATTTAAACTCGATTTGGTGTTTTAATATGTATTATAGTGTGAAGACTATTGTGTGTCTATTTGTAAATtgcaaactattttatttttctctttcttttctcattcttttctatcaaaatagtaaatgtttttttatcctCCCCACCCCCCAAATGttatgaatttaatattttatacaagAAATCCAGAatctttatgaaaatattttcgaAATTAATCACCTTATGCTACtccatatttatttatgaaggtGCTGCGGAAAGGACTGAAGGAATTCAGAGATTAAATGTTAAACTGCAAGGAAGCCTGATCTATTATGGTGGTTCCATACCTACGCATATGCACATAGCTGAATTGATCTGCAGTCGTACCTTGTTTTATTCAGTTCAGATCAAGTTGGCCTATGCACTAGACTGCAAGCATGCCCCTAAGCTGATTTTAGGATGAGATATTTTGCCGAACAGCTGCGTGATTTTCTTTAGCTTTCTAATTTTTGAGGTGGTCATAGGCAgaaccaaacaaaatatttttgttttgaaaagtaGTTagttctcttctttctcttgctCCTGTCTAAATAGGCAAGAGAATAAGAAATAATTGTAGTCTCATTATTAAAGTCAAAATGCttcaactcattttttttactgatttatatcatcatcatcatggtaTTCGAGTTGCATTTGTAGATTTGGGGTTGAGGTATAGGTAATGGTGAAAAGGAGACTTGATGTGGAATATGTTCTTCAAGCATAGCAGTCAAGTTCAGTGGCGAGGCGAgacgagtatttttttttatgtgggaatgataataaaaaatatggtaTCTTATAATTTGCATGAGTGTCATCCCCGCTACTAATGACCATAACCTTTTACTTGCTAATCTCAAGGAAACTTTTGCAGTGCATTGTGGTTGTgcaagaatttatttatttttgttaattattccaATACAAAAATCCTTAAGAATCACAATTTATGCGTGAACATAATATCTATAAGTATAATCAATTAAGTTAAAGATAatactattaaataattttaacatggACTTCAGCTTGAATTAAGTACTGTGCCAATGCAAGAATTGCTTTTCTAAGAATGCTTGTAGCACAAATCACACATGTTAACACAATTTCTACTTTTTAGTACAAATTTGTACATCCTAATAGTAATGGGTACATAAGAACAGCAATTTATCTTGCTCCTAGTTCACAGCAATCAAAATGAAGGACAAAAAGTTTAATTAGCGAAGGCCGATTATTATATATAGAAGAAACATAAGTTATTTAGGGAAACAGATCTTGTCAAGTTAGATGTTGAcatgataaattttgataaaattttatttattcaacagATTACATCTTCGCAAGATATTATCATGTAACATAAGGCAATCTATTATGAAGCAACAGAAGAGTAGAAACATGATTGTTAAGAAAATCAACATTTGAAGAATAAAAGTTGGAGTGTTGTCttatctctctcacacacacctTCAGAGAGGTAAATAGGTGTGCGGACTAGCTGGAAAACTGGAGGTTATAGGAAGAACATCGTATCCATGTTTTCTCCTGCTCATCATCCACTGTCTATGGTGAACCTTTTATGCctattattctcttttatgaACTAGTGGACCACAGATTGGAGAGTCAgtaataatactttattatgGAGTCATTATTATTACAGCAGCCTGCACTATTTAAAccagttaaaacttaaaatgttCGTGATCAAAGTGTTCATCGTTTTCATGTTATTTAGTTTGTAGTGAGTGTATACCTTTCACCATGTGATGTGATAAGAGTTCTAAGACTAGGAAGTGTTAGCTTGTTTGGATTAGTTTAAAATCTCAGAGAGAGATGCAGGGATGCTGTGCAATTGTTGAGATAACTATggtttgaatttaaattaaatccgAGGATAACTATGGTTTCCAGTGTAAGATTAAACAGAATTTTCTGTATTTTGAATAATATTAGAGAAAACTAGCGTAGCATTCCTGTAGTTAGGCAATCTACAGAGCAAAAAGAACAAGAAAGTTGAAGCAAAACGTTAGTCCCACACCGGAAAGGA harbors:
- the LOC114407669 gene encoding uncharacterized protein LOC114407669 isoform X1, producing MPSLRILNKICYSINQYCKYKYRTISSTAQLQGSWMEKVKNVITGQKSTPQSQGDASQVTSDSFTLLRFADEMKNAKRIGAFKEFMVGRSSEATFSSAFDKYEAIIRFLGALDPTGENLPTAQKQEAAKHCNCTIADVEDALAKFTWAKEAQKKIQKLKEEGKPMPKSFAEVQKLVGSTPLDLARSNLAQAGLISRNALCPCGSKKRYKRCCGKD
- the LOC114407669 gene encoding uncharacterized protein LOC114407669 isoform X2: MPSLRILNKICYSINQYCKYKYRTISSTAQLQGSWMEKVKNVITGQKSTPQSQGDASQVTSDSFTLLRFADEMKNAKRIGAFKEFMVGRSSEATFSSAFDKYEAIIRFLGALDPTGENLPTAQKQEAAKHCNCTIADVEDALAKFTWAKEAQKKIQKLKEEGKPMPKSFAEVMLLIVTLIPNYLVGFNLSSCEDILVC